ACGCCCTCGGTGATCTCCAGTTCGAGCTGATCGGGCTGGATGCCCGCCGCCGATACCGCGCTCATGATCGTCGTCGGCAGCTTTTCATTGGCGAATTGTCGCGGCGAGACATTGACCGCGACACGGTAGCCCGGCCCGAGCCGGGCAATCGTCGCGCAGGCGGTGCGAATGATCCATTCGCCGATCGGGATGATGAGGTTGGATTCCTCGGCGATCGGTATGAACTTCGACGGGCTGATCACACCCTCGGGTTCGCGCCGCCAGCGGATGAGTGCCTCGAAGCCCGAAATCCGCTCGGTTCCGACATCGACGATCGGCTGATAGAGCAACGCCAGCTCGTCTCGCGCGAGCGCGTCGCGCAGCGCATCTTCGATCGCCTTGCGCTCGCTCGCCTGATTGTGCATTGCATCGGCGTAGAAGCGATAGACGCCGCGCCCGGCGTCCTTGGCGGCATAAAGCGCAAGGTCGGCGTTGCGGACCAGCGCCGAAACGGACACGCCCTGCCCTTCCGACACGGCAATCCCGATCGACGAGCCGATCCGGACCTGCTCGCCCTCGATGGCGAAGGGCTTGGCAAGGCTGAGGATGATCGCGTTGGCGATGCCCGCGAGCTTTTCGGGCTGGGTGAGCTGCGGCAACACGATCTGGAACTCGTCGCCGCCAAGGCGTCCGACCTGTCCCTTGTCGCCGACGATCTGGGTCAGCCGTCCCGCAACCTGCTGGAGAAGCTGGTCGCCGACCGGATGCCCCAGCGTGTCGTTGACCGCCTTGAACCGGTCGAGATCCATCATCAGCAGGGCGCACGGCTGCGCCTGCCCGGCGTGACTGCGCAATGCCCGCTCGAGCAGGTCGGTGATGTGCAGCCGGTTCGCCAGCCCGGTCAGCGTATCGTACCGCGCCAGCTGGTTGATCTCGCGCTCCGACCTTTTCTTTTCAGTGAGGTCAGTCCCGCTGCCACGGAATCCCTGGAAATTGCCGAGTTCGTTGCTGATCGGATTGCCCGAAATCGACCACCAACGCTCTTCGCCCTGCACCGCCGCCTGAACGGTCAATTCGTTAAACGGCGTCCGCGACGAGAGGCTGAAACCCAGCGTGCGCTCTTCGCTCTCGTCATTTCCGATTCGCTTGCGAATGATGTCGGTAAAAGGCCGGCCGAGGATGTCGGACAGCGACAGCCCAAGCTTCGCCGCGACGGTCGGCGAAATATAGACGAGTTGGCCATAGCGATCGGTTTCCCAGAACCAGCCGCGCCCGGCCCGCTCGAAATCGCGGACAAGGCCCAGCGCGCGCTGCTGGTCGCTGATCGCAAACCGCTGCGCCCGGGTCGCGCGGCGCTGATGGCGGATATCCTCACGCATCATGACGATCAGCAGGCCCAGAAACACCAGCCCCGCGACAGCGAAGGGCCATGATGCGATGCCGACCGCGCCGCCCAGTGCCGTCGCACCGGCAAAGGCAAAGAAGGCGGGGCGCGCAATCGCCACCGCCGACGCCGCGACAAGGATCGACCCGATCTGGATCGCGGTGAAGGCATCGAAGAAAAAACGGCCGTCGGGAACCGCGATCGCCGCGAACATCGCGACAGCGTTGAGCAACGTGCCCAGTGCGATCAGCGCCATACTGGCGATCATGACCAGCCGCAGCCGTTCGGGGTGCAGCGCCCGCCCGCCCCGCATCGCCTGCCCGACGACGGTCAGCGCGAGGTCGCAGAGCAGGCCGATGCCCATCACCAGCCATTGCGACGGCCGGTCGAGGAAGCCGGCGACGCCCGGGACGAAAGCGAAGACGAAGAAGGTCAGCGCGCGGCCGATGAGCACATAGTGCCACAGCTGCGCGACACGCATCAGGCGCGTCACGAATTCGGGCGAATCGAGCAGCGATTCGTCCGCGGACGGATCGCTGACGACTGGCCGAACAATCTTGCGCTGCGCCCCCAACTGCCCTCTTCCTGCCTATCCGAAGGAGCCCGAAGCTCTGTCGGAAAGGGGTTGCCAAATCCTTATCATCGCAGGCGAAATGCGCCGATATTGTACCAAAATGGAAGATGTTCCGTTTCGCTTCGCAACTTGATATAGCATCGGCATGCCCGCCGTCCGCCTCCTGCCGCCCGACCGCTTCTTCGATCGCGCCGAATGGTCCGCGATCACGACCGCATCGCGCTGGCGCGGTGCCTGGCTTGTCGCGCATGCGTGGATCGTCAGCATTGCCGTTATCGGACTTGCCGCATGGACGCAGAACCCGGCGGCCTGGTTGATCGCAGTCATCCTTGTCGGCGGGCGCCAGCTTGGCCTCGCCATCCTGATGCACGATGCCGCGCACGGACTGCTGCATCCGGACCGCAAAACGAACAATTTCCTCGGCCAGTGGTTGACCGGCGCGGCGGTCGGATCGGACCTGATCGCCTATCGCACTTACCACCTCCAGCACCACAAATTCACTCAGCAGCCCGAGGACCCCGACCTTTCGCTGTCGAAACCCTTTCCGACGACGCGGGCAAGCCTGTGGCGCAAGGTGCTGCGCGACCTGACCGGGCAGACCTTCTTCAAGCAGCGTGCCGCCCAGTTCGGTTTTGCGCTCGTCGGGCTGAAGGCGATGCTCCGCGGCGAGAAGGTCGAAAAGGGCCGCGCAAGCACCAAGGCCGGCACACCCTTCAACAAACAGTCGGACGACGGCATGACGTCACCGACGGTCGATGTGGCAGGTGCAATGACGGTGACGCGCGCGGTCGGCCGCTTCCTGATCGTGCAGGCGGTGCTGCTCGCTGCCTCCCTCGCGCTATACGGCTGGACGCCTTACCTGCTGTGGCTCGCCGGGTTGGCAACGACGTTCCAGCTTTACCTGCGCATCCGCAATGTCGCCGAACATGCCTGCACGACGACGGGGAGCCAGGACCCCTTCACTCACGCACGGACGACTCATGCCGGCTGGCTGGCGCGCGCGACGGTCGCGCCCTATTGGGTCAATTATCACGCCGAACATCATCTGTTCATGGGCGTGCCCTGTTACCGCCTGCCCGCGGTCCATGCGATGCTCGGTGCGCAGGGCAAGCATGAGGCGATGACGATCGCGCCCAATTATCGCGCAGTGCTGCGGCAGGTCACCACGAACGTCTGAGCCCTATTCGCTGACGAAGCGCGCGCCGGCGCGGTCCTTTACCGTTTTCTCGGGGTCAAAGATCATCCCGTTCATCGCGACATAGACCCCCGGCGGCAGCGTCTGCACCGCGGCGAGCGCAAAGCCGACGTTGAATTCGGCGTCGCTCGCACGCACCGACGCGGGCTGCATCGCCCCCGTCAGCACGATCGACTTGCCCGCGATACCGGCGAGCACGCGGCCGGTGACGACCATCGTGTCGGTGCCGTGTGTGACGAGGACATGCGCCGCATCGCTGGCCTCGACCGCGGCGCGGATTGCCGCGCGATCGACGTCGTCGAGCTCAAGGCTGTCCTTGCGCATCAACTGGGTCACGCGGTGCGCGACATGGACATTGTTTTCGCGCAGCATGTCGGGGATCGCCGCGGGGCCGATCTGGAACTCGCTGAGCGCGTCGAAATAGACCTTGTCGATCGTGCCGCCGGTAGTGAAGATGTCGATCATGCCAGCGCCTCGGCGATCAGCCGCCGCGTGTTGGCAATTCCGAACAACGCAATGAAGCTGCCCATGCGCGGCCCTGCGCTCGACCCGAGCAGGGTTTCATAGAGCGCCTTGAACCAATCGCGCAGGTTTTCAAAGCCATAGGACTCGTTCTTGCCAATCTCGTACACGATATTCTGGATATCGTCTGCCGAGGCATCGGCGGGCAATGCCGCAAGTTTCGCGTCGAGTTCCGCGAGCGCCGCACCCTCGCCGCCCGCTGGCTTGCGGCGCTGCAGCGTCGGCGCGACATAGTCGCGGTTATACGCCATCGCATTGTCGATCAGCCGGTCGAGCTCGGGATAAGCCTGTGCATTCGCGCCCGCGACATATTGGCCGAGATAGCCCCAGATCTGATCCTTCGACGCGTCGGCGCCCATCACCCCGACGAGGTTGAGCAGCAGACCGAAGGTCACCGGCAGTTCGGCGGCCGGAACCTGCTCGCCGCGCGCGACATGGACATGGTGCGCGGGGTTGCCGAGGCGCTTGTCGGCCTCTTGCGCGGGATAATTGCCGCGCATCTGCAGATATTCGTCGACCGCCTTCGGGATCACGCCGATATGAAGCTGCTTCGCCGCCTTGGGCTCGCGATAGGCGAAAAAGGCCAGGCTTTCCTCGCTGCCATAGTCGAGCCATTGCTCGAGGCTGAGGCCATTGCCCTTCGACTTCGAAATTTTCTCGCCCTTTTCGTCGAGGAACATTTCGTAGATCAACCCCTCGGGCTTTTGCCCGCCGAGCGCGCGCGCGATCTTGCCCGACTGGATGCCGCTGTCGGTCAGATCCTTACCGTACATTTCATAATCGACGCCGAGCGCGACCCAGCGCATCGCCCAGTCGACCTTCCATTGCAGCTTGGCGCCGCCGCCGAGGATCGAATGGGTGATCGTCTCGCCCTCATCCTCGAACGACACCAGCCCCGCATCGGCATCGACCACGGTCACCGGCACCTGCAGCACGATCCCAGACTTCGGGCTGACTGGCAGGACCGGCGAATAGGTCGCCGCGCGCTCGGCGCGGAGCGTCGGCAGCATGATGTCGAGAATGTCCTGATTGTGGCGCAGAACATTCTTCAGCGCCTCGTCGAACGCACCCGAAGTGTAGCGTTCGGTCGAACTGACGAATTCATATTCGAAGCCAAAACGATCGAGAAATTCGCGCAGCATCGCATTGTTATGATGCGCGAAACTTTCATACTTGCCGAACGGATCGGGGATCGCGGTGAGCGGCTTGCCGAGATATTCGCGCAGCATATCCTGCTGCGGCACATTGTCGGGAACCTTGCGCAGCCCGTCCATGTCGTCGCTGAACGCGACGAGGCGCGTCGCCGCAGGCACCCCGGATTCATTGGCGGTGATCGTCTCATAGGCGCGGCGAACCATCGTCGTGCGCAACACTTCATTGAAGGTGCCGATATGCGGCAGGCCCGACGGACCATAGCCGGTCTCGAACAGCACCGGCTCACCGCCGGGCTTGCCCTCTGGATAGCGTTTGACCAGCTTGCGCGCTTCCTCGAACGGCCAGGCCTTGGACGTTTGCGCAGGTTCGCGCAGCGAAGGATGAAGGTGCAAGTCAGTCATGCCAGCGCCCATAGCGGGAAGAAGGCGGGATGGGAAGAAGGGCGGAAAACTGCGTAACTTTACACTGGAATAGCCTGTTCGCCATGGGATTGGCGGCGCTTGGAGCCACAAACGCCCCGCGCGCGCGCAGCGGTTTTCTGTCCTTTGTGGCTTTTGGGATAAACGCCAGTTGCATCGGAATAGCTTGGGCACAGCCGGATAATGTAGGAAAGACTTGTCGGCAGTTCGCGTGGACGTCGGTTTTGGGGTGGGAAGCGGACGTTCCGCTTACAGTGTACCCCGGCGAAAGCCGGGGCCCAGGGCGTCGGAAAGCAAAGATTGCGCTATGGCGCTCTGGGCCCCGGCTTTCGCCGGGGTACACAGCATTGATGGCAAAAACCGGTCGTTTCCTGCCGATCGCGGTCGATATTCAAAACGAGCCACACCGGCCGAACTGCGACGCCATCATGGTTACCCGAAATTTACCATCTTCGCCGTAGCAAGGGGCCATGCCGTTTCCGCCCCCACCCCGCGCCCGCCGCCATGCCCGCACCGCCGTCGCCATCGACGTCACCGTCAATGGCGTCCTCAACCATGTCGAAGGCTGCATCCGCGACCTGTCGGAAGGGGGCGCACGGATCGACGGCGCGAGCCTGCCCGAGCGGACGCGCTGCGAAATCCATTATGCGGGGCAGACGGTCTATGCCGTCGTCATGTGGTCGGAATTCGACCGCATGGGCGTGCGGTTCCCCTATGAACTGACCAGCGGCCCGCTGTACAATGCGCTCGAACGCGCGCGCGGGCCGGCGGCCTTGCCGCCGGGACAGGTCTTCCTCAACAATCGACAGGCCAGCTTCGGGCGTCGCGGATTGAGCTGAACCTTTCGTCGCGGCACGCTTGCCGCGTTCGCCTTTTGTCCCTAGCTTGGTGCGGTGCCTCCCGCTCCGCTTCCCCTACCCGCCATCCACGCCAGCCATGTCGGCATCTGGATCGCCGATGCCGGCGGGCGCGTCCAGCGGGTCGGCCGGGGCGAAGCGATCGCCGCGGTCGCAGCAACGCCGCAC
The Sphingopyxis macrogoltabida genome window above contains:
- a CDS encoding EAL domain-containing protein — its product is MGAQRKIVRPVVSDPSADESLLDSPEFVTRLMRVAQLWHYVLIGRALTFFVFAFVPGVAGFLDRPSQWLVMGIGLLCDLALTVVGQAMRGGRALHPERLRLVMIASMALIALGTLLNAVAMFAAIAVPDGRFFFDAFTAIQIGSILVAASAVAIARPAFFAFAGATALGGAVGIASWPFAVAGLVFLGLLIVMMREDIRHQRRATRAQRFAISDQQRALGLVRDFERAGRGWFWETDRYGQLVYISPTVAAKLGLSLSDILGRPFTDIIRKRIGNDESEERTLGFSLSSRTPFNELTVQAAVQGEERWWSISGNPISNELGNFQGFRGSGTDLTEKKRSEREINQLARYDTLTGLANRLHITDLLERALRSHAGQAQPCALLMMDLDRFKAVNDTLGHPVGDQLLQQVAGRLTQIVGDKGQVGRLGGDEFQIVLPQLTQPEKLAGIANAIILSLAKPFAIEGEQVRIGSSIGIAVSEGQGVSVSALVRNADLALYAAKDAGRGVYRFYADAMHNQASERKAIEDALRDALARDELALLYQPIVDVGTERISGFEALIRWRREPEGVISPSKFIPIAEESNLIIPIGEWIIRTACATIARLGPGYRVAVNVSPRQFANEKLPTTIMSAVSAAGIQPDQLELEITEGVFLDESPENLAMFQKLKRTGVRLALDDFGTGYSALGYLKKAPFDKIKIDQSFVLGAADPNSMNAAIISSIVGLATALDMETTAEGVETHDDLALIRGLGCSHVQGYIYGKPMELGEVLVLLGEGGGRVEAKGYKSAREPRRTTFRTIQVTSGGYQYEAIVRNISSRGALIEGLWNVPAGTDLILEFGSDLSLDAQARWSSDNRVGVQFTEAVDIEMLISPAQGRATRAAQPPRIQRIA
- a CDS encoding fatty acid desaturase family protein, with the protein product MPAVRLLPPDRFFDRAEWSAITTASRWRGAWLVAHAWIVSIAVIGLAAWTQNPAAWLIAVILVGGRQLGLAILMHDAAHGLLHPDRKTNNFLGQWLTGAAVGSDLIAYRTYHLQHHKFTQQPEDPDLSLSKPFPTTRASLWRKVLRDLTGQTFFKQRAAQFGFALVGLKAMLRGEKVEKGRASTKAGTPFNKQSDDGMTSPTVDVAGAMTVTRAVGRFLIVQAVLLAASLALYGWTPYLLWLAGLATTFQLYLRIRNVAEHACTTTGSQDPFTHARTTHAGWLARATVAPYWVNYHAEHHLFMGVPCYRLPAVHAMLGAQGKHEAMTIAPNYRAVLRQVTTNV
- a CDS encoding asparaginase domain-containing protein: MIDIFTTGGTIDKVYFDALSEFQIGPAAIPDMLRENNVHVAHRVTQLMRKDSLELDDVDRAAIRAAVEASDAAHVLVTHGTDTMVVTGRVLAGIAGKSIVLTGAMQPASVRASDAEFNVGFALAAVQTLPPGVYVAMNGMIFDPEKTVKDRAGARFVSE
- a CDS encoding lysine--tRNA ligase, which produces MTDLHLHPSLREPAQTSKAWPFEEARKLVKRYPEGKPGGEPVLFETGYGPSGLPHIGTFNEVLRTTMVRRAYETITANESGVPAATRLVAFSDDMDGLRKVPDNVPQQDMLREYLGKPLTAIPDPFGKYESFAHHNNAMLREFLDRFGFEYEFVSSTERYTSGAFDEALKNVLRHNQDILDIMLPTLRAERAATYSPVLPVSPKSGIVLQVPVTVVDADAGLVSFEDEGETITHSILGGGAKLQWKVDWAMRWVALGVDYEMYGKDLTDSGIQSGKIARALGGQKPEGLIYEMFLDEKGEKISKSKGNGLSLEQWLDYGSEESLAFFAYREPKAAKQLHIGVIPKAVDEYLQMRGNYPAQEADKRLGNPAHHVHVARGEQVPAAELPVTFGLLLNLVGVMGADASKDQIWGYLGQYVAGANAQAYPELDRLIDNAMAYNRDYVAPTLQRRKPAGGEGAALAELDAKLAALPADASADDIQNIVYEIGKNESYGFENLRDWFKALYETLLGSSAGPRMGSFIALFGIANTRRLIAEALA
- a CDS encoding PilZ domain-containing protein, yielding MPFPPPPRARRHARTAVAIDVTVNGVLNHVEGCIRDLSEGGARIDGASLPERTRCEIHYAGQTVYAVVMWSEFDRMGVRFPYELTSGPLYNALERARGPAALPPGQVFLNNRQASFGRRGLS